A portion of the Kribbella jejuensis genome contains these proteins:
- a CDS encoding phospholipase D family protein → MTHDWFLTAAERGNPATDIDSQGSWTEGNLVRPLVHGATYFQRLYDELCKLRRGDQVFFTDWRGDPDEKLYDDGPSIGEVLRDLARSGVEVRALLWRSHSDHLTFSSKENQHFGTELNEAGGEVLLDQRVRRLASHHQKLFVIRHRGAEAEDVAFVGGIDLCHGRRDDEQHRGDPQAAPMDPRYGERPPWHDVTLELRGPVVGVLLRCFAERWDDGHPLDRRTPYRMLVQRLTRMPRHPGQLPEAFPDPPPAGPHAVQVLRTYAHKHPGFPFAPHGEYSVARAYLKAFSRAKSLIYVEDQYLWSNPVAEALREALARSRELRIIAVVPRYPDHDGRVSGPPTRQAQLEALRRVDSDRLAVYDLENDDGVPIYVHAKVCIVDDQWMTCGSDNFNRRSWTNDSELTCAIDSPDLARSLRTQLWSEHLGTTEPDLDPIAGFERWRSTAAALDKWYADGCQGPRPGGRIRAHQPQAVSRVQASWAGWLAHHLYDPDGRPTAARRANTF, encoded by the coding sequence GTGACGCACGACTGGTTCCTGACGGCGGCCGAGCGGGGTAACCCGGCGACCGACATCGATTCCCAAGGCTCCTGGACCGAGGGCAACCTCGTCCGGCCGCTGGTGCACGGCGCGACGTACTTCCAGCGCTTGTACGACGAACTGTGCAAACTGCGCCGCGGCGACCAGGTGTTCTTCACCGACTGGCGCGGCGATCCCGACGAAAAGCTGTACGATGACGGCCCGTCGATCGGCGAGGTGCTCCGCGACCTGGCCCGATCCGGCGTGGAGGTCCGCGCCCTGCTGTGGCGTTCGCACTCGGACCACCTCACGTTCAGCTCCAAGGAGAACCAGCACTTCGGCACCGAGCTGAACGAGGCCGGCGGTGAGGTGCTGCTGGACCAGCGCGTACGCCGGCTGGCCTCGCACCACCAGAAGTTGTTCGTCATCCGGCACCGCGGCGCCGAGGCCGAGGACGTCGCGTTCGTCGGCGGCATCGACCTGTGTCACGGGCGGCGCGACGACGAGCAGCACCGAGGCGACCCGCAGGCCGCGCCGATGGATCCGAGGTACGGCGAACGGCCGCCGTGGCACGACGTGACGCTCGAGCTCCGCGGGCCGGTGGTCGGCGTCCTGTTGCGGTGCTTCGCCGAGCGCTGGGACGACGGGCACCCACTGGACCGGCGGACGCCGTACCGGATGCTCGTCCAGCGCCTGACCCGGATGCCGCGCCACCCCGGACAACTCCCCGAAGCCTTCCCCGATCCGCCGCCTGCCGGCCCGCACGCCGTCCAGGTACTGCGGACCTACGCGCACAAGCATCCCGGCTTCCCGTTCGCGCCGCACGGCGAGTACAGCGTCGCCCGCGCGTACCTGAAGGCGTTCAGCCGCGCGAAGTCCCTGATCTACGTGGAGGACCAGTACCTCTGGTCGAATCCGGTCGCCGAGGCTCTCCGGGAGGCGCTGGCACGATCCCGGGAACTGCGCATCATCGCGGTCGTGCCGCGGTACCCGGACCACGACGGCCGGGTCAGCGGACCGCCGACCCGGCAGGCCCAACTCGAGGCGTTGCGGCGGGTGGACTCCGACCGGCTCGCCGTCTACGACCTCGAGAACGACGACGGCGTACCGATCTACGTCCACGCGAAGGTCTGCATCGTCGACGACCAGTGGATGACCTGCGGCTCCGACAACTTCAACCGCAGGTCGTGGACCAACGACAGCGAGCTGACCTGCGCGATCGACTCCCCCGACCTCGCCCGCTCACTCCGCACGCAGCTCTGGTCCGAACACCTCGGCACCACCGAGCCCGACCTGGACCCGATCGCCGGCTTCGAGCGATGGCGGTCGACGGCCGCCGCCCTCGACAAGTGGTACGCCGATGGTTGCCAAGGGCCACGACCGGGAGGAAGGATCCGAGCGCATCAGCCGCAGGCCGTGAGCCGCGTCCAGGCGTCCTGGGCCGGGTGGCTCGCCCACCATCTCTACGACCCGGATGGCCGCCCGACCGCAGCTCGCCGCGCCAACACCTTCTGA
- a CDS encoding HNH endonuclease codes for MDLLEGRAVVALANHELLPALDDIDAEINRLEGIRLQIVARAEDSGYAQELGARDTVDLLAFRYRRDRADVWREVRLARALPKYGAVADGIADGAVRTAQAAGIVAELERVRTRVPVEDLDVAETQLVGLAAHLAPTDLRSAAKRICNLIDSDGPEPEENKAYDRETLTLSRADNGVKFKGFLANENAELLRSVIHAGSRPHKTKDGELDPRPRDKRQADALTTALTLAANAWDTNTATPNPATGTDDGSTGGAGAPCSGRAIPGHGAKANITVTIDLEDLRAATANAVGQTVYGDDLSAATIRRLACDANIIPLVLGANSQPLDVGRSERLVTRHIRQALIARDQGCVICGAPPIMTDAHHLIHWKDGGPTAIWNLALLRLSRESSGPGVGGVFGGPGVLPLPVRRGWLVGV; via the coding sequence ATGGATCTTCTCGAGGGACGGGCAGTGGTGGCATTGGCCAACCACGAGCTGCTGCCCGCCCTCGACGACATCGACGCCGAGATCAACCGCCTGGAAGGGATCCGCCTGCAAATCGTCGCCCGCGCCGAAGACTCCGGGTACGCCCAGGAGCTCGGTGCGCGCGATACCGTTGATTTGCTGGCCTTCCGGTACCGTCGGGACCGCGCCGACGTCTGGCGCGAAGTACGCCTCGCCCGCGCGCTCCCGAAGTACGGCGCCGTCGCCGACGGGATCGCCGATGGCGCGGTGCGCACCGCACAGGCCGCAGGGATCGTCGCCGAACTCGAACGCGTCCGCACCCGCGTCCCGGTCGAGGATCTCGACGTCGCCGAAACCCAACTCGTCGGCCTCGCCGCCCACCTCGCCCCCACCGACCTGCGCTCGGCCGCCAAACGGATCTGCAACCTGATCGACTCCGACGGCCCAGAACCCGAAGAAAACAAGGCCTACGACCGCGAAACCCTCACCCTTTCCCGGGCCGACAACGGCGTAAAGTTCAAGGGCTTCCTCGCCAACGAAAACGCCGAACTCCTCCGCTCCGTCATCCACGCCGGCTCCCGCCCCCACAAGACCAAGGACGGCGAACTGGACCCCCGACCACGCGACAAGCGGCAGGCCGACGCGCTCACGACCGCGCTGACCCTCGCCGCCAACGCCTGGGACACCAACACCGCCACCCCAAACCCAGCAACCGGGACGGACGATGGTTCAACCGGCGGTGCGGGCGCACCCTGCTCCGGCCGCGCGATCCCCGGCCACGGCGCGAAGGCCAACATCACCGTCACCATCGACCTCGAAGACCTGCGGGCGGCCACCGCCAACGCGGTCGGCCAAACCGTCTACGGCGACGACCTCTCCGCGGCCACCATCCGCCGCCTCGCCTGCGACGCCAACATCATCCCGCTCGTCCTCGGCGCCAACTCCCAACCCCTCGACGTCGGCCGCAGCGAACGACTCGTCACCCGGCACATCCGCCAAGCCCTGATCGCCCGCGACCAAGGCTGCGTCATCTGCGGCGCCCCACCCATCATGACCGACGCCCACCACCTCATCCACTGGAAAGACGGCGGCCCCACCGCCATCTGGAACCTAGCCCTCCTGAGGCTGTCGCGCGAATCCTCGGGGCCGGGGGTTGGTGGTGTGTTCGGCGGTCCGGGGGTGCTGCCCCTGCCGGTCAGGCGGGGGTGGCTTGTTGGAGTTTGA
- a CDS encoding cytochrome b has translation MLVVSGVVLTVYYEPSVGRVMYDGAYGPLRGLPMSRALDSTLRISFEVRGGLLVRQIHHWATLLMVGAITLQLLRLFFTAGFRRPWRVGWVVVFGLLVVALGAALTGTSLPDDMASGTSLAVLDGVLQATPFVGSAVSYVLFGGEFPGDVISWFYPLHVIVLPAVLLLLFVTAAVQGLRHKPANFANGPTKTAKVAVVKGAGLFCFVAGISVLMGATATINPLWLYGPADPANASAGVGPAWYLAFLDGSLRLAPGWEVVWWGKTISFAILVPVAVCTLFLALVAAYPFIEERLTGDRSEHDFLERPRDNPTRTGVGVAGMTFYGVLWAAAGADTMAVQFHLSMNVLLHTFQVLLVIGPPAALSVTRRICLGLQRSEFETGRILRRPDGGYTEIHSHELPPSGAPGSGDARLVPDGGRAG, from the coding sequence ATGTTGGTGGTGAGTGGTGTGGTGCTCACCGTGTACTACGAGCCGTCGGTTGGGCGTGTGATGTATGACGGGGCGTACGGGCCGCTCAGGGGATTGCCGATGTCGCGGGCGTTGGATTCGACTTTGCGGATTTCGTTCGAGGTGCGGGGTGGGTTGCTCGTGCGGCAGATCCATCACTGGGCGACCTTGTTGATGGTGGGCGCGATCACCCTGCAGCTGTTGCGGTTGTTCTTCACGGCCGGGTTTCGGCGGCCGTGGCGGGTGGGGTGGGTGGTGGTGTTCGGGTTGCTCGTGGTCGCGCTCGGTGCGGCGCTGACCGGTACGTCGTTGCCGGACGACATGGCGTCGGGTACGAGTCTCGCCGTACTCGACGGGGTTCTGCAGGCGACGCCGTTCGTCGGGTCGGCTGTGTCGTACGTGCTGTTCGGCGGGGAGTTCCCGGGTGACGTGATCTCGTGGTTCTATCCGTTGCACGTGATCGTGCTGCCCGCCGTACTGCTGCTGCTCTTCGTGACCGCCGCAGTCCAAGGGCTGAGGCACAAGCCGGCAAACTTCGCCAACGGGCCGACGAAGACGGCGAAGGTCGCTGTCGTGAAAGGCGCCGGGCTGTTCTGCTTCGTGGCCGGTATCTCGGTGCTGATGGGCGCGACGGCGACCATCAACCCGTTATGGCTCTACGGGCCGGCCGATCCGGCGAATGCCTCGGCCGGCGTCGGTCCGGCCTGGTACCTGGCGTTCCTGGACGGCTCGTTGCGGTTGGCGCCGGGGTGGGAGGTGGTGTGGTGGGGCAAGACGATCAGCTTCGCGATTCTCGTACCGGTCGCCGTCTGCACACTGTTCCTCGCCTTGGTCGCCGCGTACCCGTTCATCGAGGAGCGGCTGACCGGCGACCGGAGCGAACACGATTTCCTCGAGCGACCCCGCGACAACCCGACCCGGACCGGCGTCGGTGTGGCCGGCATGACGTTCTACGGCGTCCTGTGGGCCGCGGCCGGCGCCGACACGATGGCCGTCCAGTTCCACCTGTCGATGAACGTCCTTCTCCACACATTCCAGGTTCTCCTCGTCATCGGCCCGCCCGCCGCATTGTCAGTCACGCGCCGTATCTGCCTGGGCCTCCAACGGAGCGAGTTCGAAACCGGCCGGATCCTCCGGCGGCCGGACGGCGGGTACACGGAGATCCACAGTCATGAGCTGCCCCCATCCGGGGCACCGGGGTCCGGTGACGCACGACTGGTTCCTGACGGCGGCCGAGCGGGGTAA
- a CDS encoding cupin domain-containing protein has protein sequence MTILIRAGEAETLSASGVTLLADMTDTDGHLTSHRSIFQPGKEGAPPHLHREAAELFFVLKGSLRVLTGQDLIVLGVGDFLHVPPNTPHAFEAAGDEPAEVLFVLTQAKPRFGYYRLLEGAYRGETDWAEVAATSDLYDNHYVESSAWQQRSLENKEVRL, from the coding sequence ATGACCATCCTGATCCGCGCCGGCGAAGCCGAGACCCTGTCCGCGAGTGGGGTCACGTTGCTCGCCGACATGACCGACACCGACGGGCACCTGACCAGCCACCGCTCGATCTTCCAGCCTGGCAAGGAAGGCGCTCCGCCGCACCTGCACCGCGAGGCTGCCGAGTTGTTCTTTGTTTTGAAGGGTTCTCTGCGGGTGCTGACCGGGCAGGATCTCATCGTCCTCGGCGTCGGCGACTTTCTGCACGTCCCGCCGAACACCCCGCACGCCTTCGAAGCCGCGGGCGACGAGCCGGCCGAGGTGCTCTTCGTACTCACACAAGCGAAACCGCGCTTCGGCTACTACCGCCTGCTGGAGGGCGCGTACCGCGGCGAGACCGACTGGGCCGAGGTAGCCGCCACCAGCGACCTCTACGACAACCACTACGTCGAAAGCAGCGCTTGGCAGCAGCGATCCCTTGAAAACAAGGAGGTTCGGCTTTGA
- a CDS encoding IS1182 family transposase: MAVNVRCGDVDQLMLMPPSVREWLPGDHLAFFVLDTVAELDLAEFFAAYRADGRGGSVYDPAMMLAVLLYAYCTGERSSRRVERRLVEDVAYRVVAANQQPDHATIARFRARHQEAIAGLFGQVLGLCVKAGLVDAGVVAIDGTKIAANASFFANREGKALAKELTAMAEHSQAGQMDPGDLVDAAREVAKAVLAEAAAVDEAEDAEHGDARGDELPVEWAGGRDRRARIRAALDELESQKSRDYESRMAERAKKEAGLGRKLTGPKPKEDAARRSKPRRANTTDPHSRIIAQASKGVMQGYNAQTAATTAQIVVAAEVTATTNDQPHFVPMATAVSENLTDAGHNDGVGAFVADAGYWTAANGTTGVGAEVLIATKKPSWRKADKPDDDKLAVLAKVNRGELSQRKAGEILGVSYTWVRDMTKRYFGNDGQRITRSAEPEPAEWIPVIEQVARGEMSKRAARDELTVSDTRINAMLAHVRGEATDPTVARKTMDTKLADPGNAELYKQRASSIEPVFGNIKHNLRFRRFARRSLPAVHSEWRLICTVHNLLKLQQATPA; the protein is encoded by the coding sequence GTGGCTGTGAATGTGCGTTGTGGCGACGTGGATCAGTTGATGTTGATGCCGCCTTCGGTGCGGGAGTGGCTGCCTGGGGATCATCTGGCGTTCTTCGTGCTGGACACGGTGGCCGAGCTGGATCTGGCGGAGTTCTTCGCGGCGTATCGGGCTGACGGGCGGGGTGGTTCGGTCTACGACCCGGCGATGATGCTTGCTGTGTTGCTGTACGCGTATTGCACTGGTGAGCGGTCTTCGCGCCGGGTCGAGCGGCGTCTGGTCGAGGACGTCGCCTATCGGGTGGTGGCGGCGAACCAGCAGCCCGATCACGCGACGATCGCGCGGTTTCGGGCGCGTCATCAAGAAGCGATTGCCGGGTTGTTCGGGCAGGTCCTTGGTTTGTGTGTGAAGGCCGGTCTGGTTGATGCCGGCGTGGTCGCGATCGACGGCACCAAGATCGCCGCGAATGCATCGTTTTTCGCCAACCGCGAAGGCAAAGCCCTGGCCAAGGAACTCACTGCGATGGCCGAGCACAGCCAGGCCGGCCAGATGGATCCTGGCGATCTGGTCGATGCGGCGCGTGAGGTCGCCAAGGCGGTCTTGGCCGAGGCTGCCGCGGTCGATGAGGCCGAGGACGCTGAGCATGGCGATGCCCGCGGCGACGAGCTTCCCGTCGAGTGGGCGGGAGGCCGGGATCGTCGGGCCCGGATCCGTGCCGCGCTCGATGAGCTGGAGTCGCAGAAGTCGCGCGACTACGAGTCCCGGATGGCTGAGCGCGCGAAGAAGGAGGCCGGGCTGGGACGAAAGCTGACCGGCCCCAAACCCAAGGAAGACGCCGCTCGGCGCTCGAAGCCGCGGCGGGCCAACACCACCGATCCGCACTCGCGGATCATTGCTCAGGCGTCGAAGGGTGTCATGCAGGGCTACAACGCCCAAACAGCTGCCACGACTGCTCAGATCGTGGTCGCGGCCGAGGTCACCGCAACCACCAACGATCAACCCCACTTCGTGCCGATGGCCACCGCGGTGAGCGAGAACCTGACCGACGCCGGACACAACGACGGGGTCGGGGCGTTCGTGGCCGATGCCGGTTACTGGACGGCTGCGAACGGCACCACCGGTGTTGGTGCCGAGGTGCTCATCGCGACGAAGAAACCCTCATGGCGCAAGGCAGACAAGCCCGACGACGACAAGCTCGCGGTCCTGGCCAAGGTCAACCGTGGCGAGTTGTCACAACGCAAGGCCGGCGAGATCCTCGGTGTCTCCTACACCTGGGTGCGGGACATGACCAAGCGGTACTTCGGAAACGACGGGCAACGCATCACCCGAAGCGCCGAACCCGAACCCGCCGAATGGATCCCGGTCATCGAACAAGTCGCCCGCGGGGAGATGTCCAAACGCGCCGCCCGCGACGAGCTCACCGTCTCCGACACCCGCATCAACGCAATGCTTGCCCACGTCCGCGGCGAAGCCACCGATCCAACGGTCGCCCGCAAAACGATGGACACCAAACTCGCCGACCCCGGCAACGCCGAACTCTACAAGCAACGGGCCTCGAGCATCGAACCCGTGTTCGGCAACATCAAGCACAACCTCCGATTCCGGCGCTTCGCCCGCCGCAGCCTTCCGGCCGTGCACAGCGAATGGCGCCTCATCTGCACCGTCCACAACCTCCTCAAACTCCAACAAGCCACCCCCGCCTGA
- the rarD gene encoding EamA family transporter RarD yields MPEQRKGFTYGFTAYLIWGLFPLYWKLLDSSGAIELLAHRVLWSLITIVILVAVLRKFGAVKALLAEPRRRWPLIAAAFLISVNWGTYIWGVGNGHVVETSLGYFITPLFTVLLGVFVLKEKLRPVQWTALAIAFVAVVGLTIENGRPPWVAIILTFSFGCYGLAKKQAGAGAIEGMAVESGTVVPFAVAAIVVLGLQGHATVTHHGTAYLILVMLTGPITAVPLLLFGAAATRVSMTTLGLLNYIAPIMQFICGLVIFHERMTPMRWLGFGLVWVALALFTFDSMHTRRRNLALERAAVTATA; encoded by the coding sequence GTGCCGGAACAGCGAAAAGGATTCACCTACGGGTTCACTGCCTACCTGATCTGGGGCCTGTTTCCGCTGTACTGGAAACTCCTCGACTCCTCCGGCGCGATCGAACTGCTCGCCCATCGGGTGCTGTGGTCGCTCATCACGATCGTGATCCTGGTCGCCGTACTGCGGAAGTTCGGTGCCGTGAAGGCGCTACTGGCGGAGCCGCGCCGGCGCTGGCCGTTGATCGCGGCGGCGTTCCTGATCTCGGTGAACTGGGGTACGTACATCTGGGGCGTCGGCAACGGTCACGTCGTCGAGACCTCGCTCGGGTACTTCATCACCCCGCTGTTCACGGTCCTGCTCGGCGTCTTCGTACTGAAGGAGAAGCTCCGGCCGGTGCAGTGGACCGCGCTCGCGATCGCGTTCGTCGCGGTGGTCGGCCTGACCATCGAGAACGGCCGGCCGCCGTGGGTCGCGATCATCCTGACGTTCTCGTTCGGGTGCTACGGGCTGGCGAAGAAGCAGGCCGGCGCGGGCGCGATCGAGGGTATGGCGGTCGAGTCCGGCACCGTCGTGCCGTTCGCGGTCGCGGCGATCGTCGTACTCGGGTTGCAGGGGCACGCCACGGTCACCCACCACGGCACGGCGTACCTGATCCTGGTGATGCTGACCGGACCGATCACCGCCGTACCGCTGCTGCTCTTCGGAGCCGCCGCTACCCGCGTCTCGATGACGACCCTGGGGCTGCTGAACTACATCGCCCCGATCATGCAGTTCATCTGCGGCCTGGTGATCTTCCACGAGCGGATGACGCCGATGCGCTGGCTCGGCTTCGGCCTGGTCTGGGTGGCGCTCGCGCTGTTCACCTTCGACAGCATGCACACCCGCCGCCGCAACCTGGCCCTCGAGCGCGCCGCGGTCACGGCCACGGCTTGA
- a CDS encoding DUF445 domain-containing protein produces MATLTLGAADLVRRRGLRRMRSVALALLVLAAAIYVATLHRGGGWAYLNAASEAAMVGALADWFAVTALFRRPLGLPIPHTAIVPTRKDSLAESLEQFVTENFLSEEVVSEKMRTAEISRRVGEWLADGNHAERIVAEGARTVGAALPKLGDDDVAAFVRGSLLPRFVKEPLSPIAGHFVQSVVEDGAHHALFDLLMVEAYDWLASNRDLLADVVGPRAPRWSPQWVDRLVIDRIHREALAWLADVRDNQAHPARRAVDRLLAQLADDLQNDPETMERFEAWKARMLTHPDMSNSLTAVWDAMRTALIDSINDPNSTLRVRGIKVLHDLGDRLQHDDDLRTKVDTRAAEAVGYVVRTYGTEIVSVISDTIERWDGREAAARIELHVGRDLQFIRINGTVVGALVGLLIHTASQLI; encoded by the coding sequence ATGGCGACCTTGACGTTGGGTGCTGCCGACCTGGTCCGGCGGCGTGGGCTGCGGCGGATGCGCTCGGTGGCGCTGGCCCTGCTCGTGCTGGCGGCGGCGATCTACGTGGCGACGCTGCACCGCGGCGGTGGCTGGGCCTATCTGAACGCGGCCTCCGAGGCGGCGATGGTGGGTGCGCTGGCGGACTGGTTCGCGGTCACCGCGCTGTTCCGGCGGCCGCTCGGGCTGCCGATCCCGCACACCGCGATCGTGCCGACCCGCAAGGACAGCCTGGCGGAGAGTCTCGAGCAGTTCGTGACCGAGAACTTCCTCTCCGAGGAAGTCGTCTCGGAAAAGATGCGGACCGCGGAGATCAGCCGCCGGGTCGGTGAGTGGCTTGCCGACGGCAACCATGCCGAGCGGATCGTGGCCGAGGGCGCCCGGACGGTCGGCGCGGCGCTGCCGAAGCTCGGCGACGACGACGTGGCCGCGTTCGTCCGCGGTTCGCTGCTGCCGCGCTTCGTGAAGGAGCCGTTGAGTCCGATCGCCGGGCACTTCGTCCAGTCGGTGGTCGAGGACGGCGCACACCACGCGCTGTTCGACCTGCTGATGGTGGAGGCGTACGACTGGCTGGCGAGCAACCGGGACCTGCTCGCCGACGTGGTCGGCCCGCGCGCGCCGCGGTGGTCGCCGCAGTGGGTGGACCGGCTGGTGATCGACCGGATCCACCGCGAGGCGCTGGCGTGGCTGGCCGACGTACGGGACAACCAGGCGCACCCCGCCCGCCGGGCCGTCGACCGGCTGCTCGCCCAACTGGCCGACGACCTGCAGAACGACCCGGAGACGATGGAACGGTTCGAGGCCTGGAAGGCTCGGATGCTGACCCATCCGGACATGAGCAACAGCCTGACCGCGGTCTGGGACGCGATGCGGACCGCGCTGATCGACTCGATCAACGACCCGAACAGCACGCTGCGCGTTCGCGGCATCAAGGTGCTGCACGACCTCGGCGACCGCCTCCAGCACGACGACGACCTCCGCACCAAGGTCGACACCCGCGCCGCCGAGGCGGTCGGGTACGTCGTCCGCACCTACGGCACGGAGATCGTCTCGGTCATTTCTGACACCATCGAACGCTGGGACGGCCGCGAAGCCGCCGCCCGCATCGAACTCCACGTCGGCCGCGACCTTCAGTTCATCCGCATCAACGGCACCGTCGTCGGCGCCCTCGTAGGCCTCCTGATCCACACCGCCAGCCAGCTGATCTGA
- a CDS encoding SigE family RNA polymerase sigma factor, with protein sequence MSIDDGVVTEVRAVPTGGTASFDAFVAARSLALVRTAYLLTRDHALAEDLVQTALAKAWFHWSRIREDNPEPYVRRILVTTYASWWHRKWTGEIPTEELPEAPVPHREDRLDLWDAIGRLPRRQRAVVVLRFYEDLSEPETARLMGTSVGTVKSQTAKALTKLRLDPALTTPADLETPR encoded by the coding sequence GTGAGCATCGACGACGGCGTGGTGACGGAGGTGAGAGCGGTGCCGACCGGCGGTACGGCGAGTTTCGACGCGTTCGTGGCAGCCCGCTCACTGGCCCTGGTCCGGACCGCGTACCTGCTGACCCGCGACCACGCGCTGGCCGAGGACCTTGTGCAGACCGCGCTGGCGAAGGCGTGGTTCCACTGGAGCCGGATCCGCGAGGACAACCCGGAGCCGTACGTCCGGCGGATCCTGGTCACGACGTACGCCTCCTGGTGGCACCGCAAGTGGACCGGCGAGATCCCGACCGAGGAGCTGCCCGAGGCCCCGGTCCCGCACCGTGAGGACCGCCTCGACCTGTGGGACGCGATCGGCCGGCTCCCCCGCCGGCAACGCGCGGTCGTCGTACTGCGCTTCTACGAAGACCTCAGCGAGCCCGAGACCGCGCGCCTCATGGGGACGAGCGTCGGCACCGTCAAGAGTCAGACCGCCAAGGCTCTTACGAAGCTCCGGCTCGACCCGGCGTTGACCACTCCGGCAGATCTGGAGACCCCACGATGA
- a CDS encoding sugar phosphate isomerase/epimerase family protein, which yields MGVRTGLVSVTFRQLAVDQVVEVAAAAGLSAIEWGGDIHVPLGNLVNAKRVRNLTEVHGLQIAAYGSYLRAGSVDREEMRSAVATAEALGAPRIRVWAGNVGTADAGVGDRMAVTRGLGELAEMAAGAGIEIAMEFHRNTLTDEVDSTITLLLDVGAPNLTTYWQPPVDLDDAECLQQLESLMPWLSTVHVFSWWPSNNRLPLAARESLWRPVLDRLAAEPREINALLEFVADDSTEQFTQDAADLHSWV from the coding sequence GTGGGTGTGAGGACCGGTCTGGTCTCGGTGACGTTTCGGCAGTTGGCCGTCGACCAGGTGGTCGAGGTGGCTGCCGCGGCGGGGTTGTCGGCGATCGAGTGGGGCGGGGACATCCACGTCCCGCTCGGGAACCTGGTCAACGCCAAGCGCGTCCGGAACCTGACCGAGGTGCACGGCCTGCAGATCGCGGCGTACGGCTCGTACCTGCGGGCCGGCAGCGTCGACCGGGAGGAGATGCGGTCGGCGGTCGCCACCGCGGAGGCGCTCGGCGCGCCGCGGATCCGGGTCTGGGCGGGCAACGTCGGTACGGCGGACGCGGGCGTCGGCGACCGGATGGCGGTCACCCGGGGCCTCGGCGAACTGGCCGAGATGGCAGCCGGCGCTGGCATCGAGATCGCGATGGAGTTCCACCGGAACACCTTGACCGACGAGGTCGACTCGACGATCACCCTGCTGCTCGACGTCGGCGCGCCGAACCTCACGACGTACTGGCAGCCGCCGGTCGACCTGGACGACGCGGAGTGCCTGCAGCAGCTCGAGTCGCTGATGCCCTGGCTGAGCACGGTGCACGTTTTCTCGTGGTGGCCGTCGAACAACCGCCTGCCGCTGGCGGCCCGCGAGTCCCTGTGGCGCCCGGTCCTCGACCGCCTCGCCGCGGAACCCCGCGAGATCAACGCCCTCCTCGAGTTCGTCGCCGACGACTCCACCGAACAATTCACCCAGGACGCCGCCGACCTGCACAGCTGGGTCTAG
- a CDS encoding RrF2 family transcriptional regulator → MNEGVEWAMHSCVNLSWMPGAAVPAKRLAAFYNLPTAYLNKQLQALARAGILTSVSGPKGGFQLARDPRNISLLDIVVAIDGPDEAFRCTEILRAGPGADDRTDYTKACLISQAMRSAELSYRRELAGQSIADIASRVVEQTPEAPENTRNHFANLKA, encoded by the coding sequence ATGAACGAGGGCGTCGAGTGGGCGATGCACAGCTGCGTGAACCTCAGCTGGATGCCCGGCGCGGCGGTTCCCGCCAAGCGGCTCGCGGCCTTCTACAACCTGCCGACGGCCTACCTGAACAAGCAGCTCCAGGCGCTCGCGCGGGCCGGCATCCTCACCTCGGTCTCCGGACCGAAGGGCGGTTTCCAGCTCGCCCGCGACCCGCGCAACATCTCGCTGCTCGACATTGTGGTCGCGATCGACGGGCCGGACGAGGCATTCCGGTGTACGGAGATCCTGCGCGCCGGGCCGGGCGCGGACGACCGGACCGACTACACCAAGGCCTGCCTGATCTCGCAGGCTATGCGGTCCGCGGAACTGTCGTACCGGCGCGAGCTGGCGGGTCAGAGCATCGCGGACATCGCCTCGCGGGTCGTCGAGCAGACGCCGGAAGCACCAGAGAACACCCGCAACCATTTCGCCAACCTGAAGGCCTGA